ttatttacccCTTTCAATGCTTGGTTTTCTATGTAACATTTACTTGGCATCGGAACACGGCAATAGTTCAGTTATCCCTTTAATTCTGCGATCTGTAGCAATTGATGGCATTGTAAGATGTAACATGTGGGGTGTTTAAGTATTTACAAAATGTGTGCGTATGTAGTGAAGCTTTAGTAAATATGGAGAATGTGAAACTTTAGGCtgcgtttacaccaagcgaGTCGAGTCGCGTCAAGTCACGAACGTCATTTGACTTGAGTCATTTTGACTTACTTCCGTTCACATCGAATGCGTCACCACGAGTCAAATTAGTAGTCAGTTACTTGTGTGATTTCCTTCAAATGGATGAATgttccctcgtgtgtgtgtgtgtgtgtgtgtgtgtgtgtaattcaccacggtcgtctgctggtcacccagccagccttccccattacggagcgagctcagagctcatagaccgatcttcggataggactgagaccacaacacactccacacaccgggaaagcgaggccataactcctcgagttacatcccgtacctacttgctactaggtgaacaaggctacacattaagaggcttgcccatttacctcgacgctcccgggactcgaacccggccgggccttttcggttgtgatTGTGaggttataaataaaaaaaaaaaaaaaaaaacttatattcccggtgtgtgtgtgtctgtttaacCAGTCACCACCAAGGAGATGGCGTCCTATCCTGACTactgttttgttgcccttggccggtgctcctccctacataaaaaaaaaaaaaaaaaaaaagtaacagcagTATAGAGATGTCCTAGCAACACAAGTATATCACTATGGATTTCACCCTTATTACTTAAAGGCTAAATATATGACCCAGTTCAATGGATCTGGTTACATATAACTAGTTAAAACTTGTATCTCTATTTCATTCCACTTCGCACATCGATCGGCAGCGCTTGGTTAACGAACCTCACTCAGGAATAAACTAACCTGTAAAACAATGGTATCGAGGAATCACAGGTaagtggaatgtaaacaattcTCTTATAACACTCACATCTCGACTCTCCACTGCTCACACTTCCTTCTCACCAGTCAGAATTGTGTCTCTATAATCCTTCTTCTACCAGTCTTTGCGATACACGCAGACACAACACACTATTAGAGTTATTTCAATTTTCTCGAATACTTTTTCCGCCCGCCTTCCACCGAGAAAGCTGAACTCACAAGTTACAACAGCGCCTTCTGCTACCGTAGAGCCGTTAAGTATAAGtaattttattttatcgtttttttttttactgatattGTATCAGAATATGTATGCCAGAtttattgtgttattttctttgtattttgttttaatttgttgAGAGGTTTATGTGTTTTGGTTCAGTTATTGCCATGATATCATAAAATATTTCCATTTTATCATTCGTCTccacaagaaagacaaaaagaacatacaccaagacaagaaaaatacaagtagaagaataagaaatatacacaaaagTGGGAACCGATACAAAGGTATTCCATCTTACGACCACTACTGCTGATTGTGTTGGATTCGTCACCTGAGAGCGTaacattattaattttcttactcTATATTCAATATGTACCTCATATGATCATCATTTTACTTCTGTATATAACTTATATTGATATTTTTGCTTTTGATCATCAAGAAAATCAGTTAACTGGAATAATGGACAAATGAAAAACAACCTTCTTTACAATTCGGCCCCTCTGAATTTTTAAAATCCCACaaaatatgtatttttattaaaaatataaaataaaacactaaatagAAATCAAATTAATATAAAGATAATACAATTACCCTTCGTtgctaataaaaacaaaatagactCCGAAAAACAAAAATCCGAGACAACCATCAACTAAGCGGCGCCGCGTCCACCAAACGTTTGGAAGCGGCTGCTGATTTTTTTACTTATCGGTGTAATCTGCCGACTAAACCTCTTCAAAATGGTAAGTCATCACAAGCATATATACCGAGGACACTTAACGCCATGCTGATAATGTTAATACACAGAAAAACGTAGGTGAAGCTGAGTGAATAAGGTGAAATGTAGGAACGTTTTGAAATTTATACCGGGAATGTAAGTTTTTGATTTTTGTGGTGATGCTTATTGTTATGTTCCCCTCAGACGTTCTCCAAGAACAACAAGATGCTGAGTCACATCGGCTACAGGATGAAGGTGACCATGCAGGACAGCCGAACGTTCATTGGTATATTcaaaggtaagagagagggtTAGAGGGGCAGTGAAAATCCGTGTGTTaaaatttttctttactctgtcCCTCTTTGTTAATTTGTTCAGGAGTTCCATTGTTAGTTAGTATGTTTGTTGGTTTTTCTGGCAATTTTCttaatctgtttgtgtgtgtgtgttggtgagttaGTTTCAtcattagtcagtcaatcatgttttttatttattagttatttAGTCAGTTTAATAAAAGTCCACCTCTTttttcaatcagtcagtcatttaatcAGTTATTGAGTCTTATAGTTAGATAATATTAGAAAATAGATACGTAGATATTTGAATcatgggttaggtgaggtgaggtgaggttacatGTAGATTGCTTCAGAATAATTAGATGACATCATATTAATCTAGGGTtatgttaggtcaagttagattaCGTGAGATTGTCAATTTGGGTAATGTTTAGACTTTTCCCGCTCTTATATCATTACTAATTCTTACTTTGTATATATCAatcagataaaaggaaaagcatCATATATTTATTCAGAAAGTCACTCATAATGGGATAGcagagtgtcactgaagaagggatagtccacagtccaagtgtaggttgggcttcctcactcgggccaacggtttcctagcgggtgggctttgagataggaggtaccccaaaaagtatcccctttagcccagaaattcctgtgaaaagccctcatggtataaataaagaaatgaaaaaaagttagtcattttcttcttcgtggCCTCGGAAAGCtgttgtggtgagagcaaagtgtttttcCACAGTCTCTACCAATTTTGGGATTAATGGGATctgggggagtgagaggggtcatggaggtcagattaattAATTTCAGGTTCACAGTTCTCACATAAATTTGATTCAGTTGTCATGGGTCTTCTTAATTCAGTTCAGGGTTGTAGTTCTCATATTATCAGTCCAGGGTCATAGTTGGCCTTTTCCAGTGTTTGACAAGcacgaaaacaggaaaaggggaACCTGTTATGATTTTCCAGATTTAGACAAGcacataaacaggaaaaaagtccTTTCACAATTTTTGAGCATtcagcaaaataataataataataatgggtcTGGGACATTTCAAGacatacggtttattaatttggcagtgcaacaaaaatttacactgaaaatgtacaggggtcTATGCcagggacattaaaacaatgaaatgcttaacctaactatggatctaacttaaccaagaatttacttatttatttatttatttatttatggctcgcaccatagtgggcaccgcgctaaggtggtaccggtcagtgcgcggtgctcttaagggcgccacgcgattctggtgtcgggtggcgcgggcaggggaggcacgtctggggatagcaggtggcggagacgtggatgatgcagcagcccttccccaaatttttccaaggcttcctggtgtcttgtggccagcctcggcagactcaggcaggtcagggcgtcctcgtaggacctgtaggcaggcccaaggatgaccctgaacgccctcttctgaaccctctccagctgttgtcgttgtgtgaggttcagggaggaggaccacgctggggaggcgtacatgagcttagggagtataaaggtgaggtacactcccctcagctcatctgccggtgcacccagggacctgagtcggcgcagcatatagatcttgtatgaggctgacctgatgatggtggaaacatgctgcttccatgataattgatcatccaccaagacacctagaagcttggtgctgcggaccacctggagggagtgagggcccacagatagctggggagggggactgctgctgtggaggtacaaatgtgcatcaccacggtcttggtgtggttgatggtcattttgttgtcctccgtccacgtctgtagttggttaagagtggactgaagtgctgagaagtctgggttggtgttgttgacgggtacgcccacggtgcagtcgtccacatacttccagcggtgggggtgtggacgagagcatcgttgataaggatgaggaagcacagaggacccatcttggtcccctgagggaccccacatgtgagctgttggaaagaggagacagagccctgataacgaacggcctgacgccttcccgtgaggaagtctgccagccacgctatcaggtagggagagagacccagagtgatggctttatttatcacaacagtgtgatcaacaagatcaaaggcctttctgaagtccacaaaagcaatagctagagaagtgttgcgtttgtccaggtggctgtggacgaattccaggaagctgacaaggtagtgagatgtggaggtggatttaatattaccaaattgttgtgtgtcaatagagttacaaattttgttataggcccagtcgaacacaaaatcttcacagataaggctgggtataggggtgatggcgactggtcttagatcattcagtgactgtggattggaagttttggggaggggggtgacgtaagatgtcttccagtcatcggggcaggaatgttgagaaagggaggcgttgatgatagagcaaagggtgtggcaagttctggggcaaattctctgtaaattttgatggggaggtcagtgggagtggtggatctgtttagtttaaatttaagaagcttcctgtaaacatcaacctcctggacagggggtggaggggaaggggcagggaggtaggctgggagagtagtagagtgaaggggagggagtgtctgacagatcgcagcgaagtgaccgttaatctcttcggccgcgttgtcaggtgaaaggtgtgaaatacagggaagagaagaggcttgtttttgtaaaccacacaaagacttaatcttgtcgtaccactgtctgttgttagcaagcttgagatggtgaattttgtctgggtagtagcttgccttggctgtTTTGATctccctgataactctgttccttaatctcctgtactggtcagggctagagtggaaagccctgtcacgctgacgaaggagtcgtttgatgcagggcgtcatccaaggggcatcagatgggtccactgtgatgttcttggcgggaagtagtggtggaaggcttccgttgtggtggtgaagtagttccgccattttgtgtggacgtcttcctcatccagtacctcggtccacgggtgatgtgtcagccactgcccaaattccctcatggcggagtcaggcatgggcctgtgggatctggtgacagttgacctgggaaccgaggtggtggggtgggtgtccacaggatggagaggtgggtgctgcgtcccatgggggggagtggcttgggaggcgagtactgctggctcaggtctgtcatgataaggtcgagggtggactggtggtgggtggggaagtccacgacctgggtgaggtgtagctggtgcaggatttcactgatatccaagcggttgaagtcaccacagattaccagcttggcggcaggaaatctcacccgtagagcatcagcagtctcgatgatgtgatcagtgagcaaccgtgcagtggcggcccgtggagggtggtagacaacacacacaatgatggaggctgtgttgcaggggtggcagggagggtaaccctcacccacagggcctccaatccggcggggacgtcgacgtgtaggtgtgaggggctgaggtcagagcggcaaaacagggccactcctccccccctgcgctgattcctgaggtggtggaacagctggtaatcttgaatcatacacacctcaggagttatctgccacgcctccgtgatcgccacaatgtctgcacagttagatctcactgacactatcaactcgtccatcttgttcgccagtgatgttacgttggaaaggaggagagagggaagactataCCACACACGCAGAACTTCGAAGTGTTTGTATTCCCTCTCCTCAACCTTCAGCCCTTCCTCACGGTAGATGTGATCACTTTGATGGGACgcaccacactccttcctcccttcagtcctctctggaactccctgcctgctgctgtgtttatatcttccttcagcttgacttcttttaagagggaggtttgaagacattgtctcagacttttggctaactctagtaaccttttagggaactggcattctagtgggtctttttgttatattttttgctgcccttagccagcttcctctctcccttgaaataataaaaaaaaaatctagtcagggattggcaactaagtgggccttttttgtttattaatttttgttgcccttggccagatttcctctcttacataaaagaagaaaaaaaggtaacagtGGAAGGAAAGGTTCATTGTGGTGCTGAAAGGTTCATCTCATTGGTCATTTAGTTGTATTTTATTCTATGTTTTcatgtgttgttttgtattgtgtgtgcTAGTGAGGTAGTGGCCGTGATAGGTGGTGGTTACATTGTTGATGTATGtacctttacatttttttttttttttgttatcggtGTTCATTCTAATCTTCCGAGTTATAAATGGATAAAAGTGTTCCTTGGTTTTCCTTATATATTCTGTAGAGCAATATCCAAGGAAATGTTGGATAGGAGTTAAAGATGCTGTTTTATTGGCATACAAAAGATTACATGAAGGCTTTATTTTTTAATAGTGTTACTTGCAATGAGCAGACCTCAGGGAGGGAGCTTTTGTGGCCATGGAGATGAAGAGACTCATGATTCACCCAGGCCTGTGAAGGAAATGATGTGTTCAATAAGATCACCATGTATTGTGGGAAGCCAGCTTTGGGTAATTATTGTGTATAACATTGTCTTGCACCCTACAGGAGGGACCCCGCGTCAACCTCACCGGTGCTGCCCCCGGCCCCGGCATTGGCAGGCCCGCTGGCCGTGGCATGCCTGGCCCTGGTGGTGCTGGCCTGCAGGGACCCGTGCGTGGAGTGGGTGGACCATCCCAGCAGATGATGCAGCCTGCAGCCCGTGCCGGCCCCCAGCTCAACATGCCACCCCGTGGAGGTCCCCCTGGCTCCATGCCCCCACACATGATGGGTGGCATGCCCCCACACATGGGCCGTGGTGGTCCCATGGGACCCCCCAGTGGCTCCATGATGAGAGGAGGTAAGTGTTGTGATGGGCCGAGTGCTGCTAGCCACCCTATCAGGACTCGTCTCAAGTATTATTAATCTTTCCTTGCCCTGCTCTAATTTCTTGACTAGTAAAAAGGAAGTAGATGAATGAGGAAGTGTGTTCTGAGATATATCAGTGGTGTCATGGCTTCcagaaggccacagagaagtaTTACTGGAATCATAGAACAATCATTAAAACCTAAGTTCTTTTCATAtggccttttgaaagtagtggccatcttgtctcttttattgttttgtttttatgaagaaaagaaacttgCCTTGAATTAGACTAGGATATTTAAAGTTTAAAAATACAGACATACCTTGAACTAGACTAGGATATATAAACTTTAGAAATGTACTTATAAAACTACAATGTAGAATTCTTTAACGTAATTATCTGACATCAACAGCAGGTCAACTTAAGGTTCCCTTCCTGTGTTTTT
This sequence is a window from Portunus trituberculatus isolate SZX2019 chromosome 34, ASM1759143v1, whole genome shotgun sequence. Protein-coding genes within it:
- the LOC123512549 gene encoding small nuclear ribonucleoprotein-associated protein B-like, translated to MTFSKNNKMLSHIGYRMKVTMQDSRTFIGIFKGKREVTLSCTLQEGPRVNLTGAAPGPGIGRPAGRGMPGPGGAGLQGPVRGVGGPSQQMMQPAARAGPQLNMPPRGGPPGSMPPHMMGGMPPHMGRGGPMGPPSGSMMRGGPPGGRPY